The DNA window GTGATCAGTTCCTCGTTGACGATCTTGACGACCTGTTGGGCGGGGTTGAGCGCACCGGACACCTCGGCGCCCTTGGCACGCTCCTTGATGCGTGCGACGAAATCGCGTACCACCGGCAACGACACGTCGGCTTCGAGCAATGCCAGCCGAATCTCGCGGGCCGTGGCATCGATGTCAGCGTCGGACAACCGACCCTTACCGCGCAGCCCCTGTAGGGCGCCGGTCAACCGGTCGGAAAGCGATTCAAACACGCGGTCCACCCTACTTCCCCGTGCCGCTCCGCTCTCCCGTGACCTGCGGCCGTGGGCCCGGCCCGCCGGATCCTAACTGGCTTCCGAAACCGGCTTCACGGGCGCGGGTGCGGGCAGAATGGCGTACAGGTCGCGCTCGAGTCCGGCGCGCACGGCGTCGATGTCCCCGGCCGCGGAGATGCCGAACAGGTCGACGACAGACGAACCGAGCGTGGTGACCTTCGCCCACGCAATGTCGACGCCATCGCGTTCGAAGACCGCCGTCAGCCTCGCCAGTAGGCCCGCTCGGTCGGTGCTGCGGATCTGCACCACCAACTCACCCGAGGCGGCCCCGTCAGACCACAGGATTCGCGGCGGGGCGATCACATGGTTGATCGGCACGGCATCCGGCACCTCACCGGCGCGTGCCGTTCCGTACTGCGCGGCGTCGCGGTCGCGCTTGTCCAAGGACGAGAGCGCGTCGAGGTCGCCATCGAGAGCGAGGATCCACTGTTGCCGCAGCAGCTCAGCCGCCGGCGGGGAACCGAAGTGGGGCGACACGACGAAGGTGTTGATCGCCGAACCCGCATGCGCGTTGACCGACGCCGAATGCACTCGCAACGAGTTCAGCGCCAGCACACCCGCGGCCTTGGACAACAATCCCCGGCGATCCGGCGCGATCATGGTGACGTTGTAGATGTGCGGACTGTCGGCAGGTGTGATGTCGACGTGGATGCCGACCTCGGCGGCCAGCGAAAGGTAGCGCGGGTCAATGGGATCGGGCTGCGGCAGCGGTTCACCGGCCATCACCAGGCGGCAGCGATGCACGAGATCACCGATGAGAGACGCCTTCCAGTCACCCCATACCCCAGGACCGGTCGCCAGCGAGTCCGCCTCGGCCAGTGCGTGCAGCAGTTCGAGCACCACGAGATCACCGTCGAGCGCGTCGACCACCAACGCGATGGTGTTGGGGTCCTGCAGATCGCGCCGGGTCGCGGTGTGCGGCAGCAACAGATGGTGGCGCACCACCTTGGACAGGATCTCGACGTCCGAGGGCCACAGGCCGAGGCGGGTGCCGATCTGGACCGCCAGATCCGCACCGATCACGCTATGGTCGCCGCCGCGGCCCTTACCGATGTCATGGCACAGCGCGCCAAGGACCAACAGATCGGGTCGCGACACCCTGGTAGTGAATGCGCTTGCCCGCGAAACGGTTTCAACGAGATGGCGGTCGACCGTCCAGATGTGTACGACGTCGCGTGGCGGAAGGTCGCGCACCGCGCCCCATTCCGGAAAGAGGCGGCCCCACAGGCCGGTACGGTCAAGCGCCTCGATGGTGGCCACCGCCGTCGGGCCCGCCGCCAGCATGACGAGCAGGTCCTTGAGCGCTTGGCGGGGCCACGGGGTACGCAATTCCGGCGCGTTCTCGGCGAGACGAGCCAGGGTGGACGCCGCCATCGGCAACCCGGTGGTGGCCGAGGCGGCCGCCACCCGCAAGATCAGGCCGGGGTCCCGTTGGGGGCGTGCATCGCGCGCGAGGATGACCTCGCCTGCGAATTCGATGACGCCTTCGTCGAGGGGACGGCGCGTGGGCCTTCGAAACGCCGCGAGTCCACGTCTCGGCAGCGCATTGCCTGCGGTGCGAATACCGGCGTCGACATAAAAGCTGATGGTGCGTGCGGCGTCGGAAAGCATGCGGGCCAAATCGAATCGGTCACCGATCTGCAATGCGGCGCCGATCTCGTCGGCATGCTGGGCGAGCAGAAGGTCGCGCCCGCGCCCGGCGACCCGATGCAGCTCGGTGCGCACATTCAGCAGTGTCATGTGCGCCTCCCCCAGTGTCTCGGTGGGGGACGCCAGAGATCGGCTGGGATAGACATCGGCGAGCTGGGCGATCGCCAGTGCGTTGAGCAACTGAACGTCGCGCAGGCCACCGCGTCCGCATTTGAGATCGGGCTCTGCGCGGTGGGCGATCTCGCCACTGCGCTGCCACCGCGCGCGGGTGTGCTCGACAAGTCCGTCGAAGCGCGCAGCGACTCCGGTACGCCACTGTCGCCTGGTTCCCGCGATGAGCAGAGTCGACAGGTCCGAATCACCCGCGATGTGTCGCGCTTCGAGCATGGCCAGTCCGGCGGAGATATCCTCGCCGGCGACAGTCAGCGCCTCCGGCACCGTGCGGACACTGTGATCGATACGAATGTTGGCATCCCACAACGGATACCACAGCAAATCGGCGACCTGTGCGACGACATCTTGAGGCATGTTGTCGTGCAACAGCGTCAGGTCAAGATCCGAGTAGGGCACCAGTTCGCCTCGGCCCAGCCCACCGGTCGCGACGATGGCGAAGCCGCTGGTCGACGTGATGCCGATCTCGGTGGCCTTTGTGGTGAGCCAGAATTCGTGCAGATCGAGCAGCGCATCCCGCAGCGCCGCCGAATCCAGTTGCCGGGCATCGTTGGTCAGCAGCTGCTTGGCGGCAGCGGCAAGATCCTTCGCGGGCCGTAACGAGCCCGCCGCCGGGCCCACCCAACGTGGGGGCCCGGCAACGGAATCTCGTCTCTGCTCTGTCATTTCGTGTCCTCCCCGGCCTCAAACCTGTAAACGCTCACGATGCAACGGCCGGGTGAGACTTTCTATCTCTTCGGACTGATCAAAGGGCGTCCGTTCCACGCTCGCCGGTGCGTACCCGCACGACCGTGTCAACTGGACTGACCCACACCTTGCCGTCGCCGATCTTTCCGGTGCGCGCGGCCTGGACGATCACATCCACCACCTTGTCCACGGCGGAATCATCGACCACGACCTCGACGCGCACCTTGGGAACGAAGTCGACCGAGTACTCGGCGCCGCGATACACCTCGGTGTGACCCTTCTGGCGACCGTAGCCCTGGACCTCGCTGACGGTCATTCCGAGAATTCCGGTCTGCTCGAGTCCGGTTTTGACGTCTTCGAGCGTGAACGGCTTGATGATCGCAGTAATCAGCTTCATGTAGTCAATCCCTTCCGATGAAATTGTTGCCGATCAGGCGAGCTCATAAGCCGTTTCAGCGTGTTCGGTCTCATCGATACCAGTTTCTTCGTCTTCCGTGGAAACTCGCCAGCCAAACGGCTTCACGATGAACGCGATGATTACGGTCATGATCCCGGTGAAGGCGACTGCCACCAACGCGATTACCGCCTGCACAACCAACTGCTGGAATCCGCCGCCGACGAACAAACCGGTGTCGGTCGCGAAGAACCCGATGGCGATGGTGCCCCACAGACCCGCGACGAGGTGGACGCCGACGACGTCGAGCGAGTCGTCGTAACCGAACTTGTACTTCATACCGATTGCCAGGGCCGACAGAATTCCCGCGACGGCACCCAGGACCAGCGACCACACCGGAGTGAGAGAGCCACACGCCGGCGTGATCGCCACCAGACCGGCGACGATGCCCGATGCGGCACCGACGCTGGTGGCGTGACCGTCACGGATCCGTTCCACCAGCAACCAGGACAGCATCGCCGCGGCGGTGGCCGCCGTGGTGTTGACCCACACCTGACCCGCGAGCATGTCTGCCGCGCCCTCGGAACCTACGTTGAAGCCGAACCAACCGAACCACAGAATCGCGGCACCCAACATCACGAACGGAATGTTGTGCGGGCGGTAAGGCGTCTTGCCGAAACCGGCCCGTTTCCCGAGCAGCAGCGCCAGCACCAATGCGGCCATACCGGCGTTGATGTGAACAACGGTGCCACCCGCGAAGTCGATTGGCGGGACATTGGCCGCCCCGG is part of the Mycolicibacterium tusciae JS617 genome and encodes:
- a CDS encoding ammonium transporter, whose translation is MVSAVPLVLPDDAFAPFGPDGLSSGDTAWVLTAAALVLFMTPGLAFFYGGLSRQKSVLNMMMMSFGSIGVVSVIYILWGYSMSFASAHTDADPGLFFDSPLSLFGVSQLLETQEVGDETLYVLGGFGSVPAIVWMGFQLTFAVITVALISGAVAERMKFGTWLLFGGIWATLVYFPLSHMVWGGGILSGAEKGIASWLFGYDAEAGAANVPPIDFAGGTVVHINAGMAALVLALLLGKRAGFGKTPYRPHNIPFVMLGAAILWFGWFGFNVGSEGAADMLAGQVWVNTTAATAAAMLSWLLVERIRDGHATSVGAASGIVAGLVAITPACGSLTPVWSLVLGAVAGILSALAIGMKYKFGYDDSLDVVGVHLVAGLWGTIAIGFFATDTGLFVGGGFQQLVVQAVIALVAVAFTGIMTVIIAFIVKPFGWRVSTEDEETGIDETEHAETAYELA
- a CDS encoding [protein-PII] uridylyltransferase — translated: MTEQRRDSVAGPPRWVGPAAGSLRPAKDLAAAAKQLLTNDARQLDSAALRDALLDLHEFWLTTKATEIGITSTSGFAIVATGGLGRGELVPYSDLDLTLLHDNMPQDVVAQVADLLWYPLWDANIRIDHSVRTVPEALTVAGEDISAGLAMLEARHIAGDSDLSTLLIAGTRRQWRTGVAARFDGLVEHTRARWQRSGEIAHRAEPDLKCGRGGLRDVQLLNALAIAQLADVYPSRSLASPTETLGEAHMTLLNVRTELHRVAGRGRDLLLAQHADEIGAALQIGDRFDLARMLSDAARTISFYVDAGIRTAGNALPRRGLAAFRRPTRRPLDEGVIEFAGEVILARDARPQRDPGLILRVAAASATTGLPMAASTLARLAENAPELRTPWPRQALKDLLVMLAAGPTAVATIEALDRTGLWGRLFPEWGAVRDLPPRDVVHIWTVDRHLVETVSRASAFTTRVSRPDLLVLGALCHDIGKGRGGDHSVIGADLAVQIGTRLGLWPSDVEILSKVVRHHLLLPHTATRRDLQDPNTIALVVDALDGDLVVLELLHALAEADSLATGPGVWGDWKASLIGDLVHRCRLVMAGEPLPQPDPIDPRYLSLAAEVGIHVDITPADSPHIYNVTMIAPDRRGLLSKAAGVLALNSLRVHSASVNAHAGSAINTFVVSPHFGSPPAAELLRQQWILALDGDLDALSSLDKRDRDAAQYGTARAGEVPDAVPINHVIAPPRILWSDGAASGELVVQIRSTDRAGLLARLTAVFERDGVDIAWAKVTTLGSSVVDLFGISAAGDIDAVRAGLERDLYAILPAPAPVKPVSEAS
- a CDS encoding P-II family nitrogen regulator; the protein is MKLITAIIKPFTLEDVKTGLEQTGILGMTVSEVQGYGRQKGHTEVYRGAEYSVDFVPKVRVEVVVDDSAVDKVVDVIVQAARTGKIGDGKVWVSPVDTVVRVRTGERGTDAL